Proteins found in one Micropterus dolomieu isolate WLL.071019.BEF.003 ecotype Adirondacks linkage group LG12, ASM2129224v1, whole genome shotgun sequence genomic segment:
- the si:ch1073-126c3.2 gene encoding uncharacterized protein si:ch1073-126c3.2 has protein sequence MALKGTLTWLCSLAALSFTAAQDETLLQNCNLQTQVIERLPADLKVAAQCVENLSAQQTAALLFSTRDLSDALHKHQLKECQDAEPKECPVAEVPENGGLACLTVANKRYCKPMCNHGYDFGFIRRSRLYDECSQQTGHKWDTQYVGGNKLAVCNKESIQVSGAQTAYFPKDQDCLTTKSNSQLQNSTMDVFTNELKNQGIQGEPEYACLVCG, from the exons ATGGCATTAAAGGGAACACTTACTTGGCTTTGCTCACTAGCAG CCTTGTCCTTCACTGCAGCGCAGGATGAAACTTTACTACAGAATTGCAACTTGCAAACTCAGGTCATTGAACGTCTACCAGCTGATCTCAAG GTGGCGGCACAGTGTGTTGAAAATCTGAGTGCACAGCAGACCGCTGCACTACTGTTCTCCACGAGGGATCTGAGTGATGCTCTGCACAAGCACCAGCTGAAAG AATGTCAAGATGCTGAGCCGAAGGAATGCCCTGTAGCCGAAGTTCCAGAAAATGGAGGTTTGGCGTGTCTCACAGTTGCCAACAAGCGCTACTGCAAACCTATGTGCAACCAT GGTTACGATTTTGGTTTTATCAGGAGGAGTCGTTTGTATGATGAATGCAGCCAGCAGACAGGACATAAATGGGATACCCAGTACGTGGGAGGAAACAAGCTGGCTGTGTGCAACA AAGAATCTATTCAAGTTTCAGGAGCACAGACAGCGTATTTTCCTAAAGATCAGGACTGCCTGACGACCAAGAGCAACAGCCAACTGCAGAACAGCACCATGGATGTTTTTACCAATGAGCTGAAGAATCAAGGCATACAAGGAGAGCCAGAGTATGCCTGTCTTGTATGTGGATGA